A single window of Paenibacillus sp. FSL H8-0537 DNA harbors:
- a CDS encoding RHS repeat domain-containing protein translates to MKRTKILIYLLQTVFFIFMLSISHSKAFAAENIITPKETFESGAYAGTSYIPINGTITSDPQKVVNGRYSALLSSPPSEVWKEFNYTNSGKIKFEKNTAYSVTFSYKSIEMNPSDANRFFYFLARSTDNDTQEDKGYIAWTDEVGNSGIRTMTFTTGNKENYYLIWGIHAGGAISIDDIQIVKTTSAGSESFENGSFASTNFLAGDGVITNDPAQVVSGQYSAYLSSKRTEDWKEFSYTDTNKVKFEKNTKYTITFSYKSIDMEATGAERSFYFLARSTDNKEDKGWTTWNEVSGNKGSKTVTFTTGNKENYYLIWGIYRGGALSLDDIEITKMNESFESGTYTNTIFTAGHGGIITNDPAKVITGQYSAYLESQTGEVWKEFSYTDSDKFKFEGNTTYTVTFSYKSIDMNASDNDRFFYFLARSTDNLEDKGWMTWKDSTGNKGKKTVTFTTGSKANYYLIWGIHQGGALSLDDIKIEKVSESFEQEAYSATNFFPVSGIITSDPAKVVSGSYSAFLSNSTAQGGKDFASTDTNKVKFQRNTTYTVSFAYKAVDMQPNDNNRYFYFSGRGMDNTEMKGWTIWNDVTGTKGMKTVTFTTGDQDNYYLFWGIHGMGALSIDDIIIQQLTTYQYDDNGRLVQIRLADNQVIRYYYDENGNLITTKVE, encoded by the coding sequence TTGAAAAGAACTAAAATACTAATTTATTTGCTACAGACCGTTTTTTTTATTTTTATGCTTAGTATTAGTCATAGTAAAGCATTTGCAGCAGAAAATATTATCACGCCTAAAGAAACATTCGAAAGTGGGGCTTATGCTGGCACCAGCTACATTCCGATTAATGGAACGATTACCAGTGACCCACAAAAAGTAGTGAATGGAAGATATTCAGCGTTATTAAGTTCTCCTCCGTCAGAAGTCTGGAAAGAATTTAATTATACAAATTCCGGTAAAATTAAATTTGAAAAGAATACAGCCTATTCTGTTACTTTCTCCTATAAATCAATCGAGATGAACCCCTCCGATGCTAATCGCTTTTTCTACTTTCTAGCTCGAAGCACTGATAATGATACTCAGGAGGACAAAGGATATATCGCTTGGACGGATGAAGTCGGGAATAGCGGGATCAGAACGATGACTTTTACAACAGGAAATAAAGAGAATTACTATTTAATATGGGGGATCCACGCTGGAGGAGCAATTTCCATTGATGATATTCAGATTGTAAAAACCACTTCTGCCGGCAGTGAATCTTTCGAAAACGGTTCTTTTGCCTCCACTAATTTTTTGGCAGGCGATGGTGTGATTACAAATGATCCAGCCCAAGTAGTGAGTGGACAATACTCAGCGTATCTCAGTTCAAAGCGGACGGAAGACTGGAAGGAGTTCTCATACACAGACACGAATAAAGTCAAATTTGAAAAAAACACTAAATATACAATCACCTTTTCTTATAAGTCGATTGATATGGAGGCAACAGGAGCAGAGCGCAGTTTTTATTTTCTGGCAAGGAGTACGGATAATAAAGAAGATAAGGGATGGACAACATGGAACGAAGTCAGTGGGAATAAGGGGAGTAAAACAGTAACGTTTACCACGGGAAACAAAGAAAATTACTATTTAATTTGGGGTATTTATAGAGGAGGAGCACTTTCACTAGATGATATAGAGATTACTAAGATGAATGAATCTTTTGAAAGCGGTACTTATACTAATACAATTTTTACTGCGGGTCATGGCGGCATCATTACAAATGATCCAGCGAAAGTGATTACAGGTCAATATTCCGCTTATCTTGAATCCCAGACAGGTGAGGTATGGAAAGAATTCTCCTATACTGATTCTGATAAATTCAAGTTTGAAGGAAATACAACGTATACAGTGACATTTTCCTATAAGTCTATAGATATGAATGCTTCGGATAACGATCGTTTTTTCTACTTTCTGGCTAGAAGCACCGATAATTTGGAAGATAAGGGATGGATGACTTGGAAGGATTCTACGGGAAACAAAGGTAAGAAGACGGTTACGTTCACAACAGGCAGTAAAGCAAACTACTATTTAATCTGGGGGATACATCAGGGCGGGGCTCTATCGTTGGATGATATCAAAATTGAAAAAGTTAGTGAATCCTTTGAGCAAGAAGCTTACAGCGCAACTAACTTTTTTCCGGTTTCCGGAATAATTACTAGCGATCCTGCAAAAGTAGTCAGCGGGTCATACTCCGCCTTCTTAAGTAATTCTACAGCCCAAGGAGGAAAAGACTTCGCAAGTACAGATACTAACAAAGTGAAATTTCAGCGCAATACGACCTACACCGTGAGCTTTGCTTATAAAGCAGTAGATATGCAGCCTAATGATAATAATCGTTATTTTTATTTTAGTGGCCGGGGAATGGATAATACTGAAATGAAAGGCTGGACTATATGGAATGATGTCACAGGCACCAAAGGAATGAAAACGGTAACCTTCACAACGGGGGATCAAGATAATTACTATTTGTTTTGGGGAATTCATGGGATGGGTGCACTCTCCATAGATGATATAATCATTCAACAATTAACAACTTATCAATATGATGATAATGGAAGATTAGTTCAAATTAGATTGGCGGATAATCAAGTGATTAGATACTATTATGACGAGAACGGAAATTTAATAACTACCAAGGTAGAGTGA
- a CDS encoding metallophosphoesterase family protein, whose product MGRMSIYITGDIHGSISVGKRFNSKNFPVGKTLTKNDYVIIAGDFGLLWAGDREDRYWLNWLTNKPWTTLFIDGNHENFNLLEAYPVEEWKGGKIHKITPSIIHLMRGQIFELEEKKLFTFGGAASHDKPYRKVDISWWPREMPSFAEYEEGLHNLEQCSWKVDYVITHTCSADALKWLSLNFEKLNHVDKDQMHDYFNEIKGKLEYEKWFFGHFHHNQELPEHQHLLYDDMIKLT is encoded by the coding sequence ATGGGTAGGATGTCCATATACATAACGGGTGATATTCACGGATCAATCAGCGTTGGAAAACGTTTTAACTCTAAAAATTTTCCTGTTGGAAAAACACTGACCAAAAACGATTATGTCATTATAGCTGGCGATTTTGGTTTGCTATGGGCGGGGGATCGGGAAGACAGGTATTGGCTCAATTGGCTAACGAATAAACCTTGGACTACTTTATTTATCGATGGGAACCACGAAAATTTCAATCTTCTTGAAGCCTATCCGGTCGAGGAGTGGAAGGGCGGCAAGATTCATAAAATTACGCCAAGCATTATTCATTTAATGAGAGGACAGATTTTTGAGCTCGAAGAGAAAAAGCTTTTTACATTTGGCGGAGCAGCTTCCCATGACAAACCATATCGCAAGGTTGACATCTCTTGGTGGCCGAGAGAAATGCCATCTTTTGCAGAATATGAAGAGGGGCTCCATAACCTGGAGCAATGCTCATGGAAGGTGGACTATGTTATTACCCATACATGTTCAGCTGATGCTTTGAAGTGGCTATCCTTGAACTTCGAGAAGTTAAATCACGTAGACAAGGATCAGATGCATGACTATTTCAATGAAATCAAAGGTAAGCTTGAGTATGAAAAATGGTTTTTTGGTCATTTTCATCATAATCAAGAGCTGCCAGAGCATCAACATTTGTTGTATGACGATATGATTAAATTAACGTAG
- a CDS encoding resolvase: MSKKSEEFFRIMLNFLPSAEDEYRESIEYYGEVLETIIIERVFMPKIIKLLSEERNVNLLESIFNYFEEVSNSEDTQLKNNFSVTVLEILGNDRSILETARKYMGSKTIQLQIEADRALGRSV, encoded by the coding sequence ATGAGTAAAAAATCGGAAGAATTCTTTAGAATAATGTTAAATTTCTTACCGTCGGCTGAAGATGAGTATAGAGAATCAATCGAGTATTACGGTGAGGTACTAGAAACTATCATAATTGAGAGAGTATTCATGCCGAAAATAATTAAATTATTAAGCGAGGAAAGGAACGTCAATCTGCTAGAAAGTATATTTAATTATTTTGAAGAAGTATCTAATAGCGAAGATACTCAATTAAAGAACAATTTTTCAGTCACGGTGTTGGAAATACTCGGAAATGACAGATCGATTCTAGAGACTGCACGTAAATACATGGGATCTAAAACGATACAACTTCAAATAGAAGCTGATAGAGCACTAGGTAGGAGCGTCTAG
- a CDS encoding carbohydrate binding domain-containing protein — protein sequence MMLRKSAFLFICVIIVFILVLPVVGAKSGTNYIYNKNGQLVELTDSNGTIEMKYDKNGNLLSKSMIDNLLSNSGFENYSGSENAADGWDRYMASGVTGTYEIITAGVAEGRQAQKLTVTSFPNTGDGANVSQVMFMKGNQSYNVKGMLKLSNMKDAKFSVIAFFYDENNQLIEGQTPVENRQNTADWATFSGNITAPANATSARVHFHLSATASNAQGTVYLDGVTATLQEEANQVFNDGFESNKRADRGADGWDRYKASGVTGTYGIITAGVVERRQAQKLAFPILEIVRMSHR from the coding sequence ATGATGCTAAGAAAATCAGCCTTTTTGTTTATTTGCGTAATAATAGTTTTTATATTAGTTCTTCCAGTTGTAGGAGCGAAATCAGGAACAAATTATATTTATAACAAAAATGGACAGCTAGTTGAATTAACTGATTCGAACGGTACAATTGAGATGAAATACGATAAAAATGGGAATTTACTGAGTAAATCTATGATCGATAATCTATTATCTAATTCTGGGTTTGAGAATTATTCGGGTTCCGAGAATGCAGCAGATGGCTGGGATCGATATATGGCGTCAGGGGTCACGGGAACTTATGAAATCATCACTGCAGGGGTAGCCGAAGGACGACAAGCCCAGAAACTAACGGTAACCTCATTTCCTAATACTGGAGATGGTGCGAATGTCTCACAGGTGATGTTTATGAAAGGCAATCAAAGTTATAACGTAAAAGGGATGCTGAAGCTGTCTAACATGAAGGATGCGAAATTTTCCGTGATAGCGTTCTTCTATGATGAGAATAATCAGTTGATTGAGGGACAAACGCCTGTCGAGAATAGGCAAAACACTGCAGACTGGGCAACGTTTTCAGGAAATATCACGGCCCCGGCAAATGCAACATCAGCACGGGTACATTTTCACCTTAGCGCAACGGCAAGCAATGCCCAAGGCACGGTATATCTGGATGGAGTAACTGCGACCTTACAAGAAGAGGCTAATCAAGTGTTCAATGATGGCTTTGAATCAAATAAAAGAGCAGATAGGGGAGCAGATGGCTGGGATCGATATAAGGCGTCAGGGGTCACTGGAACTTATGGAATCATTACTGCAGGGGTAGTTGAAAGACGACAAGCCCAAAAACTAGCTTTTCCAATACTGGAGATAGTGCGAATGTCTCACAGGTGA
- a CDS encoding polymorphic toxin-type HINT domain-containing protein, whose translation MKDAAGEEVLEKKVISLFDNNGNEVRQQTSYLRPNSQGMNQVTGANPYGDAQTEEISSLLEKVNNTFDGFNRLTQAINVQGGERSTVEYTYDGDDLRTQKTVRSSADGYSEQVTNYLYDRQYVILETDKADAVSVRYVKGINYIARIDQADKLSYFLFNGHGDVVQTVDEQGTIENQYDYDVFGSPTLTIELYESTIRYSGEFYDAEVGLYYLRARYYDPYVGRFISEDTYKGRANEPLSLNRYTYVLNNPLIYWDPTGQYVATDATLNVVAQGQIIALTNQYYATTSKEEKKAITDEAERIRRLPVSSDKTVISPLAFQSSAISTVLSAAAESAKGKTGLGGMSATQWATLINSVGITAGKPSTVAITNMDSGTKTSVTTTIGRTEITTSITKSITKNGHKSSITVFTPSSNQFSYKLSEQESIVVQDIIKNSGEPTSKNAKDRPYTTTEAIFILDTMYKNQADEEKGYLLSKADLKKIDSSHYVTDSMVAVFQISFQSSKLNMSVSDANAQYNAEHDPIAAAISLITIGGTKIGVTKTSPIYVNKKGEIVQKGKICNCFTAGTKVLTDEGEKNIEDIEVGDMVLSKNEETGEQVYKEVLNLFRNQRDEIYKLSVSGQIIETTFNHPFWVEGKGWVLAEDLEEGDKLQKSNGDLLTIDNIEIVSLKEKVTVYNFEVEDFHTYFVSDLGIWVHNTNTDKCKSEGTGKFNEVEVVGPNNKLTELDEIDLNSKTIFEDKNASGLYMSNPTVPQTEQQWAKKQIYNKTVNRIDTIQNASSTRPTTNGSKSVPSVSDIQSINNYVFRINADTPALRKAVQNEIDQLKIKYPSYNFTAQFGGS comes from the coding sequence ATGAAGGATGCAGCGGGCGAAGAGGTGCTGGAGAAGAAGGTCATTTCGCTGTTTGACAACAACGGGAATGAAGTGCGCCAGCAGACCAGCTATTTGCGTCCGAATAGCCAAGGGATGAATCAGGTAACGGGAGCGAATCCATATGGAGATGCGCAGACCGAGGAAATAAGCAGCCTGCTGGAGAAGGTGAACAATACCTTTGACGGGTTCAACCGTCTGACGCAAGCGATTAATGTTCAGGGCGGAGAGCGCTCGACGGTGGAATACACCTATGACGGGGACGATCTTCGGACGCAGAAAACGGTTCGCAGCTCGGCCGACGGCTACTCAGAGCAGGTAACGAACTACTTGTATGACCGTCAATACGTCATTTTGGAGACGGATAAAGCGGATGCGGTCAGTGTGCGCTATGTGAAGGGCATAAACTATATCGCCCGAATCGACCAAGCGGACAAGCTGTCGTATTTCCTGTTCAACGGCCATGGGGACGTTGTGCAGACAGTGGATGAGCAGGGAACGATCGAGAACCAATATGACTACGATGTATTCGGCAGTCCGACGCTGACGATTGAGTTGTATGAAAGCACCATTCGCTACTCGGGAGAGTTTTACGATGCGGAAGTAGGCTTGTATTACCTGCGGGCGCGTTATTATGATCCGTATGTAGGACGGTTTATATCTGAGGATACGTATAAAGGGCGGGCGAATGAGCCGTTGTCGCTGAATCGGTATACGTATGTGCTTAATAATCCGTTGATTTATTGGGACCCGACGGGTCAGTATGTTGCCACTGATGCTACTCTCAATGTAGTAGCACAGGGACAAATTATAGCATTAACGAATCAGTATTATGCCACTACATCAAAAGAAGAAAAGAAAGCCATTACAGATGAAGCAGAGCGAATTAGAAGACTTCCCGTTTCGAGCGATAAAACGGTGATAAGTCCCTTAGCATTTCAAAGTAGTGCTATTTCAACGGTTCTTTCAGCAGCAGCAGAAAGTGCTAAAGGTAAAACAGGACTAGGGGGAATGAGCGCCACGCAGTGGGCCACTCTCATTAATAGTGTGGGGATTACAGCAGGCAAACCAAGCACCGTTGCAATTACAAATATGGATAGCGGGACAAAGACGAGTGTCACAACAACGATTGGTCGGACGGAAATTACGACCTCTATAACCAAATCTATAACGAAAAATGGTCATAAATCGTCGATAACAGTCTTTACTCCATCAAGTAATCAATTTTCTTACAAGCTCTCAGAGCAAGAATCAATCGTCGTACAAGATATAATTAAAAATAGTGGAGAGCCAACAAGTAAAAATGCAAAGGATAGGCCATACACGACAACAGAAGCTATTTTCATATTGGATACCATGTATAAGAATCAAGCTGATGAAGAAAAAGGGTATCTCTTGAGCAAAGCGGATTTGAAGAAAATTGACAGTTCACACTATGTAACTGATAGTATGGTAGCTGTTTTTCAAATCTCGTTCCAATCTAGTAAATTAAATATGTCAGTTTCTGACGCGAATGCTCAATATAATGCAGAGCATGATCCGATAGCAGCAGCAATAAGTTTGATTACAATTGGAGGAACCAAAATCGGAGTAACTAAAACCTCTCCGATATATGTAAATAAGAAAGGAGAAATCGTACAAAAAGGCAAGATCTGCAACTGCTTCACAGCGGGGACGAAGGTTTTGACAGACGAAGGGGAGAAGAATATTGAAGACATTGAAGTTGGAGATATGGTTCTTTCTAAGAATGAAGAGACAGGTGAACAAGTTTATAAGGAAGTCTTGAACCTGTTTAGGAACCAACGGGATGAGATTTATAAGTTGTCAGTTAGCGGTCAAATTATTGAAACGACATTCAATCATCCGTTTTGGGTAGAAGGAAAGGGTTGGGTGCTTGCAGAAGATCTAGAGGAAGGAGACAAGCTTCAAAAAAGTAATGGAGACCTTTTAACCATTGATAACATTGAAATTGTTAGTTTGAAGGAAAAGGTAACCGTATATAATTTTGAAGTAGAAGATTTCCATACCTACTTTGTTAGTGATCTTGGTATTTGGGTGCATAATACAAATACGGATAAATGTAAGTCTGAGGGGACGGGTAAATTTAATGAAGTTGAAGTTGTCGGTCCCAACAATAAGTTAACGGAATTAGATGAAATTGATTTAAATAGTAAGACTATTTTTGAGGATAAGAATGCTTCTGGTTTATACATGTCGAATCCGACGGTTCCACAAACAGAACAACAATGGGCTAAAAAACAGATTTATAATAAAACGGTGAATAGAATTGATACCATTCAGAACGCTTCTTCAACAAGACCTACAACAAATGGGAGTAAAAGTGTCCCATCGGTCAGCGATATTCAGAGCATAAATAACTATGTTTTTAGGATAAATGCTGATACTCCTGCTTTAAGAAAAGCGGTTCAAAATGAGATCGATCAATTAAAAATCAAATATCCGAGCTATAATTTTACAGCTCAGTTTGGAGGCTCATAA
- a CDS encoding DUF3969 family protein, with product MKLKIELEHSEEIQKFLCILNLGMLNSLIEGALTFEDAYAYLYRPYVAELLKQNDANKTITELFEECCMLEDIRDVAPGKLKEAIKLKKKETLDLLKSMTSTEKPMYWLNKFDE from the coding sequence TTGAAATTAAAAATTGAACTGGAGCATTCAGAAGAAATTCAAAAGTTTTTATGTATATTAAATCTTGGTATGCTTAATTCCTTGATTGAAGGTGCATTAACGTTTGAAGATGCATATGCCTATCTTTACCGACCATATGTAGCAGAACTTCTAAAACAAAATGATGCGAACAAGACGATAACTGAGTTATTCGAGGAATGCTGTATGTTGGAAGATATACGAGATGTAGCTCCCGGAAAGCTGAAAGAAGCAATTAAACTGAAAAAGAAAGAAACATTAGACTTACTTAAATCCATGACTAGTACAGAGAAACCGATGTATTGGCTCAATAAATTTGACGAATAA